The DNA sequence GGCGTAAAATTAATTCTGAAACAGGGGCAAAATTAAGTTATTTGTTACGATATTAGCATGGGTTTTTTGAGACTTTTGTTATTAAGCATTTAATAATCAACACAAAACCAATGGAACATAAGAGTCTACCTCAACTATTTGAAACAAGTGTAAAGAAATTTCCCGACAACGTGTTGTTGTGGGAGAAGAAAACCACAGAATACCGTGGTATGACTTACCAGGAAACCTATGAGCGGGTACTTCAGTTGGCAGCAGGGTTCCTGACCCTTAACCTGGAAAAAGGAGACCGTGTGGCCTTGGTCTCGGAAGGCAGGAACGACTGGGTCATTGGAGAACTTGCTCTCTTTTATTGCAATGCCGCCAGTGTTCCGCTTTCAGTTAAACTGGAAGAACCCGGTGATTTGATCTTTCGTATCAGCCATTCTGGCTGCAAGGGCGTGATTGTTTCGGGCAATCATAAGCAAAAGATCTTTAATATCATAGATCAGTTGCCAACCGTTGAATTCATTCTTTTGCTGGATGCCCCTGAAGAGGCGATAGCTGAACCAGCCTTGAAAGATAAGGTGGTTGTGATTGACGATCTGATTGAAAAAGGGGATGGGTATCTGAGGGAGCACCGGGAAGAGCTGGAAGAAATTAAGAACAGTATTGAACCAGATGACCATGCAAATATTTGCTATACTTCAGGGACTACTGCTGATCCGAAAGGGATCATTCTGACACATAAAAATTACTTGTGCAATGTAGAACAGGGTTCAGCCATTTTTGATGTGCCTTCTTACTATACTTCCCTTCATATTCTGCCCTGGGACCATAGTTTTGCCCACACGGTAGGTATTTATGCCCTGATTCGCAACGGTGCCAGCCTGGCTTCAGTAAAAGTGGGCCGTACGGCCAACGAAACCCTTCGCAATGTGCCCATCTGCATCAAGGAAGTGAAGCCTTATTTTCTGCTAAGTGTTCCTGCTTTGGCAAAGAATTTCCGCAAAAACATTGAAAAGGGTGTTAGGGACAAAGGGAAGTTTGCCTGGTCATTGTTTAGTTTTGGCATAAAGGTGGCATATACTTTCAACCAGGAAGGATTTAATAAAGGGCAGGGCTGGCGGATCATTCTTAAGCCGCTTTACAGCCTGATGGATACCATTTTGTTTAAAAAGATACGGGAAAACTTTGGGGGCAGGCTTCGTTTCTTTGTTGGCGGAGGTGCCTTGCTTGACATTGAGTTGCAGCGTTTCTTTTATGCCATAGGCATTCCAATGTACCAGGGTTATGGTCTGACGGAAGCTTCGCCGATCATTTCTTCGAATACGCCAGATTTTCACAAACTGGGCTCTTCGGGGAAGGTGGTTCCCTGGCTCGACCTGAAGATCTGCAGTGATGATGGCCGGGAATTGCCCATCGGCGAACAGGGTGAGATTGTGATCCGCGGCGATAATGTTATGGCAGGTTATTGGGGTAACGAAAAGGCCACCCGGGAAACCATTCGCGATGGGTGGCTGTATACAGGTGATTTGGGTTACCTGGACAAAGATGGCTATCTCTATGTTTTGGGGCGTAGTAAAAGTTTGCTCATTGGCAGTGACGGTGAGAAATACAGTCCCGAAGGCATTGAAGAAGCAATGGTAGAGCAGATCCCGTTCTTTGACCAGGTGATGCTTTATAACAACCAGAACCAGTATACGGTGGCCTTGGTGGTGATCAATAAAGCCAAGCTGAAGGAATTCCTTCAGAAGCATAAATTGATTATTGATACAGAATCGGGTCAGACGGCTGCTTTAGTGAAAATGCGTGCAGAGATTGATCGCTTTATGCCAGGCGGAGACTTTGGCGGAATGTTTCCTGCCAGATGGCTGCCGGCTGCTGTAGCATTCCTCGATGAGCCTTTCTCTGAGCAGAATAAGCTGATGAACAGTACGATGAAAATTGTACGCCCGGCCATTGTAAAATACCATAAGGAAACGCTGGATTATCTTTACTCACCAGAGGGCAAGGAATTACTGAACCCCAAAAATATGGAAGTGATTGCCCAGCTGAGTTAATGCCTGCTGGAAAAAGGCTTATGGTTGCCTTATTTTCTGAAACCAATTTCGCGCCGGGTATCCTCACCCGGCGCTTGTTTTTTATCAGGAGCTGCCTTCAGGATGTCTTCAGCGTGGATGGTGATAAACTCCTCATTAGAGATATCCTCAAGTTCGACAATTCGGTCCGACTGGTTCTGAATGGCTTTTTCGAAAAGGTTACGGGCCATGCGTCCATTTCCGAAGTGTCGGTCACGGTTTTGGAAGGCTTCTTCCATGATGCCCAGGACAGCTTGTTCTGCTTCGGGTGACAACAGGTAATTTTTGGCCTTGGCAATGCGACAGAAGATATCCTTCAACTCCAGTGGATTGTAGTCTTTGAATTCAAAGGTTCTTGAGAATCGTGATTGCAACCCGGTATTGGAGTCAAAGAAGTTCTCCATTTCTTTTGGATATCCTGCCAGAATAACGGCAAGGCGTTCGCGGTCATCTTCAATACGCTTAAGGAGGGTTTGGATGGCTTCGGGCCCAAAATCGCTTTCACCGCCTCCGGCCAGGGAATATGCCTCATCGATGAAGAGAATCCCATCCATAGCAGAATCGATTACCTTGGTGGTTTTTTGGGCGGTTTCACCCACATAGCGGCCAACCAGTCCTGAGCGGTCAACCTCTACCACATGCCCCTTGGCCAGCAAACCCAGCGAGCGGAAGATCCTTCCCATCAGCCTGGCAACGGTAGTCTTCCCTGTTCCGGGAGGGCCAACAAAAACAGAATGAAGCATGATGGGCTCAACAGGAAGATTGCGTTCCACGCGTTTTCTGGCCACTTTCATATGCTTGGCAAGGCGTGATACGTCTTCCTTTACAGAATCCAGTCCAACGAGGTCATTCAGCTCATCCAGGATCGTTTCCAGTGGCACCTCTTTGTTGTCGTCGAAATCATGCTTCACCACTTCGGTGATGTCTTCTTCAATGATGTGCATAAGCTCATTGTCATTTACATCGGGGAGGTCAGCCAGCCTGAAGGCTTGCTGTGAGGTGACCTTCTCAAAAAGGTTACGGACCAGGCGTGCGTTGCCAAAGTTGTTGTCCTTTGAGCGGAAAATGAAATCAAAATACCGTTCAAGTTTTGCTTCAGCTTCTTCGGTTAAATCGAACTGGTTTTTTTCGGCCATGGTTTTGAAAATGGCCAGGAGTTCATCGGGCTGGAAATCCTCAAAGTGAAAGAAATTCTTTACTCTTGATTCAAAACCGCTGTTGGAGGCAATGAGTTCTTTCATCTCCTCGGGATATCCTGCCATAAACACCACGAGGCGGTCGCGGTCAGCGTCCATACGTTTGATGAGGGTGTCAATGGCTTCCTGACTGAAGTCGCTATTTGAGGAGGGCGTCAGGGCGTAGGCCTCGTCAATGAAAAGCACGCCGTCGAGGGCCGAATCAATGACCTTGTTTGTTTTGATGGCCGTATCGCCAATATAATTTGATACAAGTTGACTGCGATCTACTTCTACCAGGTGGCCCTTTTTAAGGATTCCCAACGATTTGAAAATCTGTGCCATTAAGCGGGCAACGGTTGTCTTCCCTGTTCCTGGCGAGCCTTCAAATACAGCATGCCAGGATTTTTGTCCACTTTCTATGCCCATTTCCTTGCGCCTCATCAGGATCTTATGCTCCTTGAGCATTTTATTCACTTCCTGCTTGATTCGGGTCATCCCGATGAGGCCATTGAGCTCTCTGAGGGTCTCTTCAAGGCTTGCCTGAGAATCCGCATCAATACCTGTATTGGATATTCCGGCAGTTTGGCCCGCTTGTTCTTTAATTCCATTCCCTGCAGCGCTTTTTGCCTTTTCCCGCTCAGCATCTGCAAGCATTTCCTTTAAATAATTATTAGATGGATACTTTTTCAGGCCAAGCTTATAAAAGAAGATGGCATTTTCAAAGTCTTCAAAATCATAACAAAGCGTTCCCAGCATTGACCAGTATTCTTTTTCTGAAGGTTCGTATTTCTGGAACAGCTTCTTCTTGGTAGAGACCACAATGTTGAATACTTCTTCGTCTTTTTTGTCTTCCAGGGAGGTAACATAATTTTCCAGGTAAGCCATTTCTTTTGGCATCAGGGTAAAAGCCTTTTTAAAACATGCCCTGGCCTTATCCATTTCTTCCTGAATGGAATAAATGAGCCCCATACGGTTGTGGGAAAGCGCAAAGGCAGGAGCTGTCTCTATCGCCTTCTTACAATATTTCAGGGCTTTGTCGTACTTTTCTTCCTGATAAAATTTATAGGCGGTATTGTCATAATCAATGGCTGTTTGGGGAATGCCGGCATAATCCGGATTCACCCCATCTTGTTCCTGCGGGTTCTCTGCCACTTCAGCAGCCATAGTCTGTGATTGCATTTGTTCCAGCTCCTCAATGGCTGCCTCAGCATTCCGCTGCGCCTTCAATTGTTCGAAGCCTTCCGGTGGTAATGACATCATTATGAACCAACGATCACCAACATAGTTTGCGAAACTGAGCCGGAAACCCTCCTTTAATTTCTCGCGGAAACCTTGCTCCGGGAAATCATTGGCAGTAAACCAGTGTTGACCTTGAAAGGGCAGACCTTTGATGCCAATCAGCACATGCAGGTCGCGATCCCATAGACCTTTTCCATGAGCCAGTTGCCATACATCATAACCATCGTCCCAAGCCTGCTGAAGGCCTTGCTCGGGAAACTCCCTGGAGGTGGAAATTCGCTGTTCATGAATGCCGGTACCTTGGGAGCAGACTAACACCCATTGCTGTTGCCCATAGGAAATATTGGTGACAAAATACCCTTTACGGGCTAGTTTGTTGATGTCACTTTCGGGGAATTTCCGCCCAGTCACAATCTTTTGATTTCCATAAACTTTTTCGGGTGTGGAGAATACAACCCAAACATCATTTTGCCATGTGAGCCAGGTTATGGCATGCCCTTTATGAATGATATCGTTTATTTCCTTTTCAGGAAATTCTGGATTGATTAGCCAGGATTGCTCTGCACTGCTGAAATCCAGTGCATTTGACATGACCCAAACGCTGTTGGCATAACAAACAAAACCGACAGGCTCATTCTTTTGCCAGAATTGCTTGTCAATATCAGATTGCGGAAAGATGGGGCCATTGGAAAAAGAAAAGCGGGATGCAAACATAAAAAAGATATATTAAAAAAAACAGACTGACGACAAATGTAAAAACCTTTGTCAAAAATATAGGCACTTGAGAGGATTTTCTTACGGGTAATACTGAAAAAAATGACCTTAAGCCTGCCATTTCTAATTATTGGGTAATTTTGCCTGTGGAAAAAAGTGAACAGAACATCCCTGAAAATATTGCTGGTTTAAGGATAGAAGAATACTCCTATACCTTGCCTCAGGAAAGGATTGCTTCCTTTCCTTTGGAACAGCGTGATCAGTCAAAATTACTTGTTTCGCGAGGGGGTTTCATTATTGAGTCCCGTTTTGACCAAATCGGGCAATTTTTGCCTGCCGGAAGCCTTATGGTCCTGAACAACACGCGGGTTGTGCAGGCCAGGCTTGAGTTTTTCAAGGAAACCGGTGCGCGTATTGAGATCTTTTGTTTGCAGCCCCTTAAGCCTGTTTCTGATGTTCATCTGGCCCTGGGGCTCTCCAGCCCAGTGCACTGGCAATGTTTGGTGGGCAATGCAAAAAGGTGGAAGTCGGGTGTTCTTAGCCTGGAGAACCCTGCCACGGGTCTTCGGCTAACAGCAGAGCAATTAGACAGGAATGGAGAAGAGTTTGAGGTTGTTTTTTCGTGGAATCCTCCCAATTTAAGCTTTGGAGAAGTGCTTGAACTGGCCGGGCAAACCCCCTTGCCCCCATATATCACTCGTAAAGCTGAGGAAAAGGATAAAACCACTTATCAGACCGTATATGCAAAAGATGATGGTTCTGTGGCAGCACCTACGGCAGGCTTACATTTTACCCGAAAAGTATTCGCTGAACTGGAGGCAAAGGAAATTTCTACCCGGTTTTTGACCTTACACGTAGGGGCGGGTACCTTTAAGCCGGTTTCATCTGAAACCATAGGCGGGCATACCATGCACAGCGAACAATTTCTGGTTGATCGTAAATTTCTTGCAGCCCTTGCCAACCATCAAGGTGATATCGTTGCTGTGGGCACTACCAGTATGCGAACCCTTGAAAGCCTTTACTGGCTGGGGGTAAAAATGCTTCAGGGGTATAAACCATCTGATGGCTATGTTCGCATTGAGCAATGGGAGCCTTATATGCTAAGGGTAGGAGTTAGTGTTAAGGAATCCTTGACAGCTATTGCCGCCTTTATGGATAAGGAAAGCCTGCAGACGATTCAGGGTGAAACGGCCTTGATCATTGTGCCTGAATATGAATTTAAGATTGTGGATGTATTGATCACAAATTTTCACCAGCCCAGGAGTACCCTTTTGCTCCTTGTGGCTGCCTTTGCCGGACCCGCCTGGAAAAAAGCCTACGATTACGCAATGCACCATGGGTTCCGGTTCCTAAGTTATGGTGATAGTTGCCTGTTCTTTCGGAAAAAATTGCATTAGAAACCGGAATTATTTTTAAAAAGACCAATCGACCATTGGATATATTTGGCAAGGCTTTTAAGGATTTTCTAGATGGTGACACCAAAGCCCTAATAAAGGTTTATTTGGATGTTTCGGAGCCGGATGACCTGCCGGTGGCTTATTTTTTCAGGACCTATGAAGATATGCCTGTTTGGGAGCAGATCGCCCTGGATGCCTGCCGTGGAAAGGTTTTAGATGCCGGGGCTGGAGCAGGGGCGCATGCATTGGCCCTGCAGGAGAGGGGAATGGAAGTGGTGGCCCTTGATATCTCTCCCGGGGCCGTCGAGATGATGAAGGTCAGGGGCGTCAAAAACGCCCTATGCCAGGACTTCTTCCATTTTAAAGAAAAAGGTTTTGATTCCTTGCTTTTCTTGATGAATGGCGCTGGAATGGCGGCCAACCTGGAAGGATTGCAGCGGCTGTTTCGCCACGCTCGTAAGTGGATGAACCCCGGAGGTCAAATCCTTGTAGAATCTACTGACCTTATCTATCTTTTTGAAGAGGAAGACGGGGGTTATTGTATCCCTATGGGTGACCACTATTACGGGGAGGTTGTTTACCAGCTGGAATACAAGGGCAGGAAAGGGAAACCTTTTCCATGGTTGTTTGTTGACCCGGATAACCTGACGCATGCGGCCCAAAAAGAAGGTTTCTCCGTTGAGTTCCTTTTCCTTGGAGAAGACCGCAATTATTTAGCCAGACTTGTTCTGGAAAATCCGGTGTAAGATGGGAAAAGGGTTTCAGCGAAGGATCATTAAGACAGACGATGGCTCACACTCCCTTGAGTTGGTGGGCCAAGGCGAACATTATCATTCCACATTTGGTGCGGTGCAGGAAAGCCGGCATGTATTTATTCAGCGCGGCCTGCTTAGCCTCCCCCATAAGGAAACCCCTATTCATATTCTTGAGGTGGGATTTGGAACGGGCTTGAATGCCCTTCTTACCTTTATTGAATCACAAAACCAGGGTATTCAGGTTCATTATTTTACACTTGAGCCTTTTCCGCTGGAGAGGGAAGAATACGAAGTGCTGAATTATCCTCAAATCCTTGAACAAGGCAAATATGCTGCCTGTTTTGAAGCTTTTCATCAATGCGAATGGGATAAGCCGGTAGAGATTGCCAAGGGTTTTTCTTTTCATAAGACCCGGTATGGTCTGAAAGAAGCCAAACTGTCCTCAGGATTTTTTGACTTGGTTTATTTTGATGCCTTTGGCCCTGACACCCAACCCGAATTATGGGAGCAGGCCTTATTCGAAAAGGTCTTCAACGCCATGCACTCGGCTGGGGTGCTTGTCACCTATTGTGCAAAAGGGATGGTTAAAAGAGCCCTCCGGGCTTGCGGCTTTACCATTGAAAGACTTCCAGGACCTCCAGGGAAAAGGGAGATGACCCGGGCCGTGAAACCTTAGGTGGAATTTTTCTTAAGGATAAATCAAAAATCCTTGACGGCTTATTGCGGTTAAAAGATTTGTAATTCAAATGAATTGAAAAAAGTATTTTTGTTTTATTTATAAGCTTTATACTTTATTCTTAATCCTTAAATATGTCTTCCTACGGTCATTTTGTTATTCGTGTTTATGGGCTTGGGATATACGATGATCATCTGCTTGTGGTGGATGAGTTCTGGTTTGATACTTTTATGACCAAATTTCCTGGTGGCGGGCTTGAATATGGGGAAGGAACCATCGATTGCTTGAAAAGAGAATGCATGGAAGAGTTTGGTCAGGAAGTAAAAGTACTGGAACATTTTTATACCACGGATTTTTTCCAGGAGACAAGATTTCTACCTGGCAAGCAATTGATCAGCATTTATTATGTGATGGAAATTAAAAGCCCGCAGAAGATCAAAGTCAGTTCCAAAAAATTTGATTTTGAGAAAAAGGAAGGCTCCATGTCCTTTCGATGGCTGCCACTAGACCATCTAAGCCCAAACGAGTTAACCCTGCCTATTGATAAACTGGTGACGGAAAAGCTTTTGATCTGGCAGAAGAAAAAGCAGTAAAATCTTTTTGTTCTTGATTGGCTGCCCGATACTAAATCGAAAAATAAGAACCAAAAGAAAGGTAAGTTACTGAATTAAATCAGTGACTTCGACCCGTCGTTGGGTGGGGAAAGAAACTTCCTTTTTAAATAAGCAAATGAAATAAAGAAAAAACTCTGGAAGTGGGGGGAGGAGGATTCGAACCTCCGAAGGCTGTGCCAACAGATTTACAGTCTGCCCCATTTGACCGCTCTGGAATCCCCCCAGAAATAAGACTGTAAAAAGTGGGACGTACTGGAATCGAACCAGTGACCTCATGCCTGTCAAGCATGCGCTCTAAACCAACTGAGCTAACGCCCCGTTTTTTGAATTAGGGAATGCAAAAATAACAAAAAAACCTAATCAGGTAAAAAAAATGCGTGCTCTTGGTTTATTTTACCCGGGTTAAAGGGGGATATTCCCGTGTTTTTTCGCAGGGGCAGTTTCGCGCTTGTTCTCGCACATTTCGAGGGCCTGGATCAACTTGAGCCTGGTTTGCCTGGGATGGATGATCTCGTCAATATAACCCAGTCCAGCGGCTTTAAACGGGGTGCAGAAGGCTGATTTATAATCGGCCACTGCCTGGGTCCTCTGGATTTCATCCAGTTTATCCCTGTAAAGAATGCTTGCTGCCCCCTCTGGTCCCATTACCGCGATCTCACCGGTTGGATAGCTGTAATTTACATCCCCGCCCAGGTGTTTGCTCGACATGACAATATATGCACCACCATAGGCTTTCCTTGTAATTACGGTAATTTTTGGAACCGTGGCTTCGGCATAGGCATAAAGCATTTTCGCTCCGTGTTTTATTATTCCCCCATATTCCTGATCAGTACCGGGTAAAAATCCGGGGACGTCCTCGAAGGTGACAATCGGGATATTGAAAGAGTCACAAAACCTTACAAATCGTGCAGCCTTCAAGGAAGCATTGATGTCAATTACTCCGGCAAGCATGGCAGGCTGATTGGCAACAATTCCAACAGGTTTCCCATTTAGGCGTGCAAAGCCAATGATCATATTCTGGGCAAAGTGTTGCTGCACTTCGAAGAAATTGTTATCATCAACCACTGTGGTAATGATTTCTTTCATATCGTAAGGCTTGTTGGGATCTTCCGGAACAAGGTTCGTAAGCTTCTCGTCCTGCCTGTGGGAAGAATCGGTACAAGGTTTTACGGGTGGGTCCTCCATATTATTGGAAGGAAGAAAACTTAGCAATTCGCGAATCATCATCATGGCCTGCTGATCGTCATCGGCAGTGAAGTGTGCCACCCCGCTTTTGGCATTATGCGTCATAGCCCCGCCCAGCTCTTCCTTGGTTACCTCTTCGTGGGTAACCGTTTTTATGACATCAGGTCCGGTAACAAACATATAGCTGGTTTTCCGGGTCATGAAAATGAAGTCTGTTATGGCAGGCGAATACACAGCGCCTCCTGCGCAGGGACCCAGAATGGCAGATATTTGGGGAACTACTCCGCTGGCCTGAACATTCCTGTAAAAGATATCACCATAGCCTGCCAGGCTCTCCACACCTTCCTGGATGCGGGCACCCCCACTGTCGTTCAGGCCAATGATAGGAGCTCCCATTTTCATGGCCAAGTCCATAATCTTCATGACTTTATTGGCGTTGGTTCGGCTAAGGGATCCTCCAAAAACTGTGAAATCCTGGGCAAACACATAAACCAGCCGCCCATCAATTTTACCGTAACCTGTTACAATGCCATCGCCTTCAATCTTTTGCTTGTCCATCCCAAAGTCTGTACACCGGTGAACAATAAATTTATCCAGCTCAACAAATGTTTTTGGATCCAACAGATCTTTAATGCGTTCACGCGCGGTTTTGCGCCCCGAAGCGTGAATTTTAGCTATGCGTTCTTCCCCGCCACCCAATTCGGCGGCACGGTTCTTCTCTTCAAGTTCCCTGTATTTCTCTTTCAATGACATATCATGAATCTTTTTTATTCAACATCTGTATATTCAATGACCACCAAAGGCTGGCGAGCCTCAACGGTTTGTCCCTCGACAACCTTGATTTCGCTTATCCTTCCGGCTTTCTTCGCCTTAAATTCACTCTCCATTTTCATGGCTGAGATGATTACAAGGGTTTGACCGGCTTCAACAGCTTCATCTTCCTTGACCAGTAACCTGACCACTTTCCCGGGAATGGGCGCAGAAACGACACTTTCACCATCATCATCCTGACCTTTCTTTCGACTGGCAAGGTATTTGGCTTCAGCATCAATGATCTCTACTTCAAATGAGTTCTTCAGGGTGTTAACAACAAATCTTTTGATCCCGCCATTGGCTGGAATCAATTCAATGTTAAAGGACTTGTTCTGGTATATGACTGAATAACTGACATTGCTGATCTTAACAAAATCAAGCTCAAATTCTTTACCGTCAACCGAAACCAGTACTTTGTTATCTTGCCGGCTTAGCAACTCAATGTTGGCTATCCGGTTATTCAATTTTACCTCGTATGACATATCCTTTTCCTAGAGTTTAAAAACATTTCTTACCCTGTTGTAGTCTTTCCAGTTGTTCTTCAAGGCCGTCATTTCTTTCGGGCTGGCTTTTTCCATCTTATCCAGGTATTCAATCAAAGCGGTAATCATCACGATCTCTTCACAAGAATTTTCACACCGGTCTTCTTTCATGAGAAATTCAAGGTTTTCCTGGATAAAGTGGGTATTGTAATTTCCCTTTATGAAATCATCAGCAAGAATAATTCGTTCAAGGAATTTTAAGTTGTTTTTCACACCAGTCACCTTGAATTCCTTAATGGCCCGTAATGTCCTTTCAAGCGCATCATTCCGGTCGCGACCCCAAACGATTAACTTGGCAATCAGGGGATCATAATAAAGGGGGATCTCAAAGCCTTCATAGATATATCCGTCAACCCTCACCCCAACGCCGTAAGGGATGTCAATATGACTCACTTTTCCAGGGGCGGGCATAAAGTTGTTTTCGGGATCTTCGGCATAAACCCGGCATTCGATGGCGTGTCCGTTCTGACTTAGTTCAGATTGCTTGAAAGCTAAAGGTAACCCATTGGCGATATTGATTTGCTCTTTGACCAGGTCAACGCCCACAACCCTTTCAGTGATGGGGTGCTCAACCTGCAGGCGGGTATTCATTTCCAGGAAATAGTAATTGAGATCATTGTCCACAATGAACTCAATGGTTCCTGCACCATCGTAATCCACGGCTTTAGCAGCTGCTACTGCGTGCGCTCCCATTTCTATCCTTTTGGCCTCGGTAAGAATGGGAGAAGGTGTTTCTTCAATGATCTTCTGGTGGCGCCTTTGCACCGAGCATTCTCGTTCAAACAAATGGATTACGTTCCCGTGTTTATCTGCCAGGATCTGGAACTCAATGTGGTGGGGCGATTCGATGTATTTTTCAATAAAAACGGAATCATCACCAAATGCTGTTCTTGCTTCCGAACGCGCAGACCGTAGAGCATTCTTGATCTCGCCGGGCTCCTTAACCAGCCGCATGCCCTTTCCACCTCCTCCTGCCGAAGCCTTGATCATCACCGGAAGGCCAATCTCTCCAATGATCTTCAGGGCTTCGCTTTCACTGGAGATCTTCCCGGGTGTACCCGGCACAACAGGCACTCCCGCCTCCGTCATGGTCTTGCGGGCGGTGATCTTATCTCCCATTTTTGAGATCGCATAGGGCGAAGGG is a window from the Bacteroides sp. genome containing:
- a CDS encoding AMP-binding protein, encoding MEHKSLPQLFETSVKKFPDNVLLWEKKTTEYRGMTYQETYERVLQLAAGFLTLNLEKGDRVALVSEGRNDWVIGELALFYCNAASVPLSVKLEEPGDLIFRISHSGCKGVIVSGNHKQKIFNIIDQLPTVEFILLLDAPEEAIAEPALKDKVVVIDDLIEKGDGYLREHREELEEIKNSIEPDDHANICYTSGTTADPKGIILTHKNYLCNVEQGSAIFDVPSYYTSLHILPWDHSFAHTVGIYALIRNGASLASVKVGRTANETLRNVPICIKEVKPYFLLSVPALAKNFRKNIEKGVRDKGKFAWSLFSFGIKVAYTFNQEGFNKGQGWRIILKPLYSLMDTILFKKIRENFGGRLRFFVGGGALLDIELQRFFYAIGIPMYQGYGLTEASPIISSNTPDFHKLGSSGKVVPWLDLKICSDDGRELPIGEQGEIVIRGDNVMAGYWGNEKATRETIRDGWLYTGDLGYLDKDGYLYVLGRSKSLLIGSDGEKYSPEGIEEAMVEQIPFFDQVMLYNNQNQYTVALVVINKAKLKEFLQKHKLIIDTESGQTAALVKMRAEIDRFMPGGDFGGMFPARWLPAAVAFLDEPFSEQNKLMNSTMKIVRPAIVKYHKETLDYLYSPEGKELLNPKNMEVIAQLS
- a CDS encoding AAA family ATPase translates to MFASRFSFSNGPIFPQSDIDKQFWQKNEPVGFVCYANSVWVMSNALDFSSAEQSWLINPEFPEKEINDIIHKGHAITWLTWQNDVWVVFSTPEKVYGNQKIVTGRKFPESDINKLARKGYFVTNISYGQQQWVLVCSQGTGIHEQRISTSREFPEQGLQQAWDDGYDVWQLAHGKGLWDRDLHVLIGIKGLPFQGQHWFTANDFPEQGFREKLKEGFRLSFANYVGDRWFIMMSLPPEGFEQLKAQRNAEAAIEELEQMQSQTMAAEVAENPQEQDGVNPDYAGIPQTAIDYDNTAYKFYQEEKYDKALKYCKKAIETAPAFALSHNRMGLIYSIQEEMDKARACFKKAFTLMPKEMAYLENYVTSLEDKKDEEVFNIVVSTKKKLFQKYEPSEKEYWSMLGTLCYDFEDFENAIFFYKLGLKKYPSNNYLKEMLADAEREKAKSAAGNGIKEQAGQTAGISNTGIDADSQASLEETLRELNGLIGMTRIKQEVNKMLKEHKILMRRKEMGIESGQKSWHAVFEGSPGTGKTTVARLMAQIFKSLGILKKGHLVEVDRSQLVSNYIGDTAIKTNKVIDSALDGVLFIDEAYALTPSSNSDFSQEAIDTLIKRMDADRDRLVVFMAGYPEEMKELIASNSGFESRVKNFFHFEDFQPDELLAIFKTMAEKNQFDLTEEAEAKLERYFDFIFRSKDNNFGNARLVRNLFEKVTSQQAFRLADLPDVNDNELMHIIEEDITEVVKHDFDDNKEVPLETILDELNDLVGLDSVKEDVSRLAKHMKVARKRVERNLPVEPIMLHSVFVGPPGTGKTTVARLMGRIFRSLGLLAKGHVVEVDRSGLVGRYVGETAQKTTKVIDSAMDGILFIDEAYSLAGGGESDFGPEAIQTLLKRIEDDRERLAVILAGYPKEMENFFDSNTGLQSRFSRTFEFKDYNPLELKDIFCRIAKAKNYLLSPEAEQAVLGIMEEAFQNRDRHFGNGRMARNLFEKAIQNQSDRIVELEDISNEEFITIHAEDILKAAPDKKQAPGEDTRREIGFRK
- a CDS encoding S-adenosylmethionine:tRNA ribosyltransferase-isomerase, which encodes MEKSEQNIPENIAGLRIEEYSYTLPQERIASFPLEQRDQSKLLVSRGGFIIESRFDQIGQFLPAGSLMVLNNTRVVQARLEFFKETGARIEIFCLQPLKPVSDVHLALGLSSPVHWQCLVGNAKRWKSGVLSLENPATGLRLTAEQLDRNGEEFEVVFSWNPPNLSFGEVLELAGQTPLPPYITRKAEEKDKTTYQTVYAKDDGSVAAPTAGLHFTRKVFAELEAKEISTRFLTLHVGAGTFKPVSSETIGGHTMHSEQFLVDRKFLAALANHQGDIVAVGTTSMRTLESLYWLGVKMLQGYKPSDGYVRIEQWEPYMLRVGVSVKESLTAIAAFMDKESLQTIQGETALIIVPEYEFKIVDVLITNFHQPRSTLLLLVAAFAGPAWKKAYDYAMHHGFRFLSYGDSCLFFRKKLH
- a CDS encoding class I SAM-dependent methyltransferase produces the protein MDIFGKAFKDFLDGDTKALIKVYLDVSEPDDLPVAYFFRTYEDMPVWEQIALDACRGKVLDAGAGAGAHALALQERGMEVVALDISPGAVEMMKVRGVKNALCQDFFHFKEKGFDSLLFLMNGAGMAANLEGLQRLFRHARKWMNPGGQILVESTDLIYLFEEEDGGYCIPMGDHYYGEVVYQLEYKGRKGKPFPWLFVDPDNLTHAAQKEGFSVEFLFLGEDRNYLARLVLENPV
- the mnmD gene encoding tRNA (5-methylaminomethyl-2-thiouridine)(34)-methyltransferase MnmD — its product is MGKGFQRRIIKTDDGSHSLELVGQGEHYHSTFGAVQESRHVFIQRGLLSLPHKETPIHILEVGFGTGLNALLTFIESQNQGIQVHYFTLEPFPLEREEYEVLNYPQILEQGKYAACFEAFHQCEWDKPVEIAKGFSFHKTRYGLKEAKLSSGFFDLVYFDAFGPDTQPELWEQALFEKVFNAMHSAGVLVTYCAKGMVKRALRACGFTIERLPGPPGKREMTRAVKP
- a CDS encoding NUDIX domain-containing protein, whose protein sequence is MSSYGHFVIRVYGLGIYDDHLLVVDEFWFDTFMTKFPGGGLEYGEGTIDCLKRECMEEFGQEVKVLEHFYTTDFFQETRFLPGKQLISIYYVMEIKSPQKIKVSSKKFDFEKKEGSMSFRWLPLDHLSPNELTLPIDKLVTEKLLIWQKKKQ
- a CDS encoding acyl-CoA carboxylase subunit beta codes for the protein MSLKEKYRELEEKNRAAELGGGEERIAKIHASGRKTARERIKDLLDPKTFVELDKFIVHRCTDFGMDKQKIEGDGIVTGYGKIDGRLVYVFAQDFTVFGGSLSRTNANKVMKIMDLAMKMGAPIIGLNDSGGARIQEGVESLAGYGDIFYRNVQASGVVPQISAILGPCAGGAVYSPAITDFIFMTRKTSYMFVTGPDVIKTVTHEEVTKEELGGAMTHNAKSGVAHFTADDDQQAMMMIRELLSFLPSNNMEDPPVKPCTDSSHRQDEKLTNLVPEDPNKPYDMKEIITTVVDDNNFFEVQQHFAQNMIIGFARLNGKPVGIVANQPAMLAGVIDINASLKAARFVRFCDSFNIPIVTFEDVPGFLPGTDQEYGGIIKHGAKMLYAYAEATVPKITVITRKAYGGAYIVMSSKHLGGDVNYSYPTGEIAVMGPEGAASILYRDKLDEIQRTQAVADYKSAFCTPFKAAGLGYIDEIIHPRQTRLKLIQALEMCENKRETAPAKKHGNIPL